The following coding sequences lie in one Candidatus Paceibacterota bacterium genomic window:
- a CDS encoding ATP-binding protein, with translation MIRRHLTDHLLEALRDTPVTLVVGARQTGKSTLVQAAEVAKGRQYLTFDDAGLLAAAQRDPQGFIAGLSTPVTLDEVQHVPGLFPAIKMAVDRQREPGRFLLTGSANVLLLPKLSESLAGRMEVLTLWPFSQGELEGVSEGFVDVLFGKEPAWGRKGAAGPQRAELFRRALAGGYPLALTRPSPARRGAWFQSYMTTILQRDVRDLANIADLTAVPRLLALVATRAGGLLNFADLSRSLGVPQTTLKRYFALLEKTFLVQLLQPWATNLGKRIIQTPKVYLNDTGLLAHLVGLTPERLELDASLAGALLENFALMELRKQAGWSQTQPQFFYWRTASGQEVDLVLEDAAGRLVGVEVKASSTLSGGDVRGLQALAAVAGKRWVRGVVLYTGTEIIPFAGNLHGLPLGLLWPGRG, from the coding sequence ATGATTCGCCGCCATCTGACTGACCATCTGCTGGAAGCCCTTCGAGATACGCCCGTGACGCTGGTCGTTGGCGCCAGGCAAACCGGCAAGAGTACCCTGGTGCAGGCGGCAGAGGTTGCCAAGGGCCGCCAATACCTGACCTTTGATGATGCCGGCCTCCTGGCGGCAGCCCAGCGTGACCCGCAAGGATTCATTGCCGGCCTGAGCACTCCCGTCACCCTTGACGAGGTGCAACATGTGCCGGGACTGTTTCCAGCGATCAAGATGGCGGTTGACCGGCAGCGTGAGCCGGGGCGCTTTCTGCTGACCGGTTCGGCCAACGTCCTGCTGCTGCCGAAACTCTCGGAGTCACTGGCCGGGCGCATGGAGGTGCTGACGCTCTGGCCCTTCTCGCAGGGAGAACTGGAGGGGGTGTCCGAAGGGTTCGTGGACGTGTTGTTCGGGAAGGAGCCGGCTTGGGGCCGGAAAGGGGCGGCTGGTCCGCAACGCGCTGAATTGTTCCGGCGCGCCCTGGCGGGGGGTTATCCCCTGGCGCTGACGCGTCCGTCCCCGGCGCGGCGCGGGGCCTGGTTCCAGTCCTACATGACGACGATCCTGCAACGGGATGTCCGCGATCTGGCCAACATCGCCGATCTCACAGCGGTACCGCGCCTGCTGGCGCTGGTGGCCACTCGGGCGGGTGGACTCCTCAACTTCGCGGACTTATCGAGGAGTCTCGGGGTGCCGCAGACGACGTTGAAGCGATACTTCGCACTGCTGGAGAAGACGTTCCTGGTCCAGTTGTTGCAGCCCTGGGCAACCAACCTGGGCAAGCGCATCATTCAGACGCCGAAGGTCTATCTGAATGACACGGGCCTGCTGGCGCATTTGGTGGGCTTGACGCCGGAGCGCCTGGAGTTGGACGCGAGCCTGGCCGGAGCCCTGCTGGAGAACTTCGCGTTGATGGAATTGCGCAAGCAGGCCGGATGGAGCCAGACCCAGCCGCAATTCTTCTATTGGCGCACCGCGTCCGGTCAGGAGGTGGACCTGGTGCTCGAGGACGCCGCCGGGCGGTTGGTGGGGGTGGAAGTAAAGGCCAGCTCGACCTTAAGCGGCGGCGACGTGCGGGGGTTGCAGGCGCTGGCGGCTGTGGCTGGAAAACGGTGGGTCCGCGGCGTCGTGCTCTATACCGGGACGGAGATTATTCCCTTTGCCGGCAATCTTCATGGCCTGCCCCTGGGGCTGCTCTGGCCTGGGCGCGGGTAG